From Paenibacillus sp. GP183, one genomic window encodes:
- the lepA gene encoding translation elongation factor 4, translating to MTDIRARQEKIRNFSIIAHIDHGKSTLADRILEFTGALSSREMQEQVLDQMDLERERGITIKLQAVRLGYKADNGEEYILNLIDTPGHVDFTYEVSRSLAACEGALLVVDAAQGIEAQTLANVYLALDNNLEILPVINKIDLPSADPERVRQEIEDVIGLDASEAVLASAKAGIGIKEILEQICEKVPAPKGEPDQPLKALIFDSHYDPYKGVIVYVRVMDGMIKAGSKIKMMATGKTFEVIEVGAFMPRMSIVNALNVGDVGFVVAGIKTVGDTRVGDTVTDALKPAAEALPGYRRINPMVFCGLYPIETTDYNDLRDALDKLELNDASLRYEPETSTALGFGFRCGFLGLLHMEIIQERIEREFNIPLITTAPSVIYRITLTNGDVMDIDNPSNYPEQQRIDFVEEPYVKASVIVPNDYVGTIMDLCQGKRGEFINMEYLDTNRVTLSYDIPLSEIVYDFFDMLKSRTKGYASFDYEISGYKKSNLVKMDILLNSEQVDALSFIVHRDTAYHRGKIICDKLKELIPRQMFEVPIQAAIGQKIVARETVKAMRKNVLAKCYGGDISRKRKLLEKQKEGKKRMKQVGSVEVPQEAFMAVLKIDD from the coding sequence ATGACGGACATTCGAGCCAGACAAGAAAAAATACGTAACTTTTCCATCATCGCTCATATCGACCATGGTAAATCTACCTTGGCTGACCGCATATTGGAATTTACCGGTGCCCTATCCTCAAGGGAAATGCAGGAGCAGGTGCTCGATCAAATGGATTTGGAACGCGAACGCGGGATCACGATCAAGCTGCAAGCCGTTCGCTTAGGTTATAAGGCTGATAACGGAGAGGAATATATCCTTAATCTGATTGATACTCCCGGACATGTCGATTTCACATATGAAGTATCGCGAAGCCTGGCTGCTTGTGAAGGCGCTTTGCTGGTTGTAGACGCTGCTCAGGGGATCGAGGCGCAAACGCTGGCCAATGTATATTTGGCTTTGGACAATAATCTGGAAATTCTACCTGTCATTAATAAAATAGATCTTCCCAGTGCAGATCCGGAGAGAGTGCGGCAGGAGATTGAAGACGTGATCGGGCTGGATGCCAGTGAAGCGGTGCTCGCTTCGGCAAAGGCCGGGATCGGGATCAAGGAAATTCTTGAACAGATTTGCGAGAAGGTGCCTGCTCCTAAGGGTGAACCTGATCAGCCGCTGAAGGCGCTTATTTTTGACTCCCATTATGATCCTTATAAAGGAGTAATCGTGTACGTCAGGGTCATGGATGGCATGATCAAGGCCGGCTCCAAAATTAAAATGATGGCCACAGGCAAAACCTTTGAGGTGATTGAAGTAGGTGCGTTCATGCCGAGAATGTCGATAGTGAATGCGCTGAATGTTGGAGATGTAGGCTTTGTTGTTGCCGGAATCAAGACAGTTGGCGATACGCGTGTAGGCGATACGGTTACAGATGCCTTAAAGCCAGCTGCTGAAGCATTACCGGGATACCGGAGAATCAATCCGATGGTTTTTTGCGGGCTGTATCCGATTGAAACTACGGATTACAATGATTTACGCGACGCACTGGACAAGTTGGAGCTCAATGATGCATCGCTCCGTTATGAGCCTGAGACCTCTACCGCATTAGGATTTGGCTTTCGCTGCGGCTTCCTCGGTCTCCTGCATATGGAAATCATCCAGGAGCGCATTGAACGTGAATTTAACATTCCGTTAATTACGACAGCGCCAAGCGTTATCTATCGCATTACCCTGACTAATGGCGATGTGATGGACATTGACAATCCTTCCAATTATCCGGAGCAGCAGCGGATTGATTTTGTGGAGGAGCCTTATGTAAAGGCGTCAGTCATTGTTCCCAATGATTACGTCGGAACGATCATGGACCTTTGCCAAGGCAAGCGCGGCGAGTTCATCAACATGGAGTATCTCGACACGAACCGTGTTACGCTCAGCTATGATATTCCATTATCGGAAATCGTCTACGATTTCTTCGATATGTTGAAGTCCAGAACGAAGGGCTACGCCTCCTTCGATTATGAGATTTCCGGCTACAAGAAATCCAATTTGGTTAAAATGGACATTTTGCTCAACTCTGAGCAGGTGGATGCACTTTCCTTCATCGTCCACCGCGATACGGCTTATCATCGCGGCAAAATCATTTGCGATAAGCTCAAGGAGCTTATCCCGCGGCAAATGTTCGAGGTTCCGATCCAAGCCGCAATCGGACAGAAAATCGTCGCCCGCGAAACCGTCAAAGCGATGCGCAAGAACGTTCTCGCCAAGTGCTACGGAGGTGACATTTCCCGTAAGCGTAAGCTGCTGGAAAAGCAAAAGGAAGGCAAAAAGCGCATGAAGCAGGTCGGCAGCGTCGAAGTGCCGCAAGAAGCCTTCATGGCCGTCTTGAAAATCGACGACTAA